From a single Balneolales bacterium ANBcel1 genomic region:
- a CDS encoding galactose mutarotase: MTKNRTSAPASGIRPFGRAPGSETVFLITLKNKRNTTVSITNYGGIVTSIRVPDRDGAFANVVLGFDDFDSYLQPHPFFGALIGRYANRISDSSFTLNGQRYELTPSEGPNQLHGGPAGFDKVIWEFDNPDSNTLILTYDSPDGEEGFPGNLQVTVTYTLTDDNELKIDYRARSDRDTHVNLTNHSYFNLTGNPELSVLDHQLLIKAKAYTPVDQASIPTGEITPVAGTPFDFNVAKAIGRDINALENGYDHNYVLGDEITDFPKRVAVATDPSTGRKLETFTDKPGMQLYTGGGLSGDIGGPGTPAFRKFGGFCLETQFFPDSPNNDHFPSSVLKAGDEYRTTTIYRFSTQ; the protein is encoded by the coding sequence ATGACCAAAAACCGTACCTCTGCACCCGCCTCAGGGATCCGGCCGTTCGGCCGCGCCCCGGGCAGCGAAACCGTCTTCCTGATCACCTTGAAGAACAAACGGAATACGACCGTCTCAATTACCAATTACGGCGGGATTGTGACTTCCATCCGGGTACCCGACCGGGACGGAGCGTTTGCCAACGTGGTGCTGGGATTTGATGATTTCGATTCATACTTGCAGCCTCACCCCTTCTTCGGGGCGCTGATCGGACGCTATGCCAACCGTATCTCCGACAGCTCCTTCACCCTGAACGGACAGCGCTATGAACTTACCCCCAGCGAAGGGCCCAATCAGCTGCACGGCGGACCGGCAGGGTTCGACAAGGTCATCTGGGAATTTGATAATCCCGACTCGAATACCCTCATACTCACCTATGACAGCCCGGATGGTGAAGAGGGATTTCCCGGCAACCTGCAGGTTACCGTTACCTATACCCTCACCGACGATAACGAGCTCAAAATCGACTACCGGGCCCGGTCCGACCGGGACACGCATGTCAACCTCACCAACCACTCCTATTTCAACCTCACCGGTAACCCGGAGCTTTCGGTTCTGGACCATCAGCTGCTGATCAAGGCCAAAGCCTATACGCCCGTAGACCAGGCCTCCATTCCCACCGGAGAGATCACACCGGTGGCGGGAACACCCTTTGACTTCAACGTAGCGAAAGCCATAGGCCGTGACATCAACGCCCTGGAAAACGGCTATGATCACAACTATGTGCTTGGAGATGAAATCACTGATTTTCCCAAGAGAGTCGCCGTTGCAACCGACCCGTCAACCGGGCGAAAACTGGAAACCTTCACCGACAAACCGGGCATGCAGCTCTATACCGGCGGCGGCCTGTCCGGTGACATCGGAGGTCCGGGTACTCCTGCTTTCCGAAAATTTGGCGGATTCTGCCTGGAAACCCAGTTTTTCCCGGATTCGCCCAACAACGACCATTTTCCGTCCTCTGTACTGAAGGCGGGCGACGAGTACCGGACCACTACCATATACCGGTTTTCCACACAATAA
- a CDS encoding HAD family phosphatase — protein MSFSFGVLFDMDGVLVDSNPVHKKAIQMFCARHGKELTESFLQEHIYGRTNKEWIPALFDGITAEETDALGDEKEALFRSIFSPRDAVIKGLLPFLDSLRDSRIPMAVATSAPMENARFILEGLGITDIFNAVLSSSDVEIGKPHPDIYLKAAHRISMAPAGCVVIEDSIAGMESGLRAGATVIGITSTHSRRELSDCHLVVDSFDELSLSALENLTGR, from the coding sequence ATGTCCTTTTCTTTTGGTGTCCTTTTTGATATGGACGGCGTTCTGGTTGACAGCAACCCGGTCCACAAGAAGGCTATTCAAATGTTTTGCGCCAGGCATGGCAAGGAACTGACCGAATCGTTCCTGCAGGAACATATCTACGGCCGTACCAACAAGGAGTGGATTCCCGCGCTGTTCGACGGGATTACCGCTGAGGAGACCGACGCGCTCGGGGACGAAAAAGAGGCGCTGTTCCGCAGCATTTTTTCACCTCGCGACGCTGTCATCAAAGGCCTGTTGCCGTTTCTGGATAGTTTGCGGGACAGTCGGATTCCCATGGCTGTGGCCACCTCCGCTCCCATGGAAAACGCCCGTTTTATCCTGGAAGGGCTCGGCATCACCGATATCTTCAATGCCGTTCTTAGCTCCTCGGATGTTGAAATCGGAAAACCCCACCCCGACATCTACCTGAAAGCCGCGCACAGGATCAGCATGGCTCCGGCCGGGTGTGTTGTGATCGAGGATTCCATTGCCGGCATGGAGTCGGGATTGAGGGCCGGAGCGACCGTGATCGGAATCACCAGCACACACTCTCGACGGGAGCTGTCGGACTGCCACCTGGTTGTCGACTCCTTTGATGAACTGTCTCTATCCGCACTTGAAAATCTGACGGGGCGGTAG
- a CDS encoding PAS domain S-box protein — MTGNYQKSMLFACPNRQTGNEDKSLFEKLGYNVIPAATAGRAIEILTLMPGIDLVVVTIRPETETEDLESAEKIRNACSLPVLLLVSQDQTAALQKIPESGCEGFLVRESGHDIVGAALRMMLKAHHDRKAAGEELKHKRQVDQLVKDAMEQSHYAVAILDSNRFYLFANKAYRENFCQSLEPITGKHHDEVFPNLHSKWGEMHSRVLAGESLSSDRDAYVREDGTLDWLRWEARPWRDQHGGVGGLILYSEIITDRIQKEEQRIVDDYDITELINRIYDPVWIIDYAGKVLKVNDAVIEQLGYSRNELIPDGLPLVDPAIGKASVNNLGGTIPDRILDTCHIAKDGTRIPVELSASFITWQGKPAVMSIIRDVTHRKKVEEGLQKLLSDKDLQFREINHRVKNNLGILHSLLSLESFEATTENGKQVLEDAAARILSMKALYETLNQSDRHQRINIQQYLGGLVDQMNSFFNYSENVVANTGTDTFDLSTQSAALLGIILNELITNSMKYAFEGVEKPEIRISTRKEGDTVTFICGDNGKGLPESVSIENSESFGLRLVHMLVSQLKGKVSVERESGTTFTIEFEDILLADS, encoded by the coding sequence ATGACCGGTAACTACCAGAAGTCCATGCTGTTTGCCTGTCCGAACCGGCAAACCGGCAATGAAGACAAGTCACTATTTGAAAAACTCGGGTACAATGTCATCCCGGCAGCTACGGCGGGACGGGCTATTGAAATCCTGACTTTGATGCCGGGCATTGACCTGGTGGTTGTCACCATCCGCCCGGAAACGGAAACGGAGGATCTGGAAAGCGCCGAAAAAATCCGGAATGCATGCAGTCTGCCGGTTCTCCTGCTGGTTTCACAGGATCAAACTGCCGCGCTTCAGAAAATCCCGGAATCAGGGTGTGAGGGGTTTCTTGTTCGGGAATCGGGCCACGATATCGTCGGTGCGGCATTGCGGATGATGTTGAAGGCGCATCATGACCGGAAAGCTGCCGGGGAAGAACTGAAGCACAAGAGGCAGGTAGACCAACTGGTGAAAGATGCCATGGAGCAAAGTCATTATGCCGTGGCTATCCTCGATTCAAACAGGTTCTATCTTTTTGCGAATAAGGCGTACCGGGAGAATTTTTGCCAATCCCTTGAACCCATAACCGGAAAACATCACGATGAGGTGTTTCCCAATCTGCACAGCAAATGGGGTGAAATGCACAGCAGGGTGCTTGCCGGGGAATCACTGAGTTCCGACCGGGATGCTTACGTGAGGGAGGACGGTACGCTTGACTGGCTGCGGTGGGAAGCCAGACCCTGGCGCGACCAGCATGGTGGTGTCGGCGGCCTGATACTCTATTCTGAAATCATTACCGATCGTATACAGAAAGAAGAACAGCGAATTGTTGATGATTACGATATTACCGAGCTGATCAACCGGATATACGACCCGGTCTGGATCATCGATTACGCCGGCAAAGTGCTGAAAGTAAATGATGCCGTTATTGAACAGCTGGGGTACTCAAGGAATGAACTGATTCCGGATGGTTTGCCCCTTGTGGATCCTGCAATCGGAAAGGCAAGCGTCAACAATCTGGGTGGAACCATCCCCGACAGAATTCTGGATACATGCCACATTGCCAAAGACGGTACCAGAATACCCGTAGAACTGAGCGCCTCGTTTATCACTTGGCAAGGGAAACCGGCCGTCATGAGCATTATTCGTGATGTCACACATCGTAAGAAGGTGGAGGAAGGTCTTCAGAAACTGTTGTCGGACAAGGATCTGCAGTTCAGGGAGATCAATCATCGTGTCAAAAACAACCTCGGTATTCTGCACAGTCTGCTTTCGCTGGAATCTTTTGAAGCAACAACGGAAAACGGGAAGCAGGTACTTGAGGATGCAGCCGCAAGGATATTGAGTATGAAGGCTCTTTACGAAACGCTGAATCAGTCGGACCGGCATCAGCGGATTAATATCCAACAGTATTTGGGGGGGCTGGTGGATCAGATGAACAGTTTTTTCAATTACTCCGAAAACGTTGTTGCTAATACCGGAACCGACACTTTTGATTTGAGTACCCAAAGCGCGGCTTTACTGGGTATCATTCTGAATGAACTGATTACCAACTCGATGAAGTATGCCTTTGAGGGTGTGGAAAAGCCGGAAATCCGAATATCGACCCGAAAGGAAGGGGACACGGTCACTTTTATCTGCGGGGATAACGGCAAAGGATTGCCGGAATCAGTATCTATCGAAAACAGCGAAAGCTTCGGATTGCGGCTGGTGCATATGCTTGTTAGCCAGTTGAAAGGAAAAGTGAGTGTCGAAAGGGAGAGCGGGACAACTTTCACCATAGAATTCGAAGATATCCTTCTGGCGGATTCCTGA
- a CDS encoding DUF3347 domain-containing protein, with product MMRYYCFVLISLVFLTATVPATAQSAQEVNERINRIIEQYMNTKNGLVHNRDDLSAAWAERLETTIATTPHEIFEEDVVSTWEGYQQVMMSLAGNIVDAEDINGQRQALHEFSEEMIAMLEEFGNPGETLYVFVCGDYGDEDVVWLNDSDRVANPYHGPENLECGRVIAEL from the coding sequence ATGATGAGATACTATTGCTTTGTATTGATATCGCTAGTCTTTCTGACTGCGACGGTTCCGGCTACTGCACAGTCGGCCCAGGAAGTCAATGAACGGATCAACCGGATCATTGAGCAATACATGAACACCAAAAACGGGCTGGTTCACAACCGCGACGATCTGTCGGCCGCGTGGGCCGAACGCCTGGAAACCACTATCGCAACAACTCCGCACGAAATATTTGAGGAGGATGTCGTTTCTACCTGGGAAGGATACCAGCAAGTGATGATGTCTCTCGCCGGTAATATTGTTGATGCCGAAGACATCAATGGCCAGCGGCAGGCACTTCATGAGTTCTCCGAGGAGATGATAGCAATGCTCGAGGAGTTTGGGAATCCGGGTGAAACACTTTACGTCTTTGTCTGTGGTGATTATGGGGATGAGGATGTTGTATGGCTGAACGACTCCGACCGGGTAGCCAATCCCTACCACGGCCCTGAAAACCTTGAGTGTGGCCGGGTAATCGCTGAGCTTTAG
- a CDS encoding mechanosensitive ion channel family protein — protein sequence MEQSGTSLIRWVTDLLPESWHFSGIETLIGILLLLVLVAFLHLIVRGWLLKLFQKLSRTARNPWYDALLQNRLPQRALFLLPLLIFYIGFEWVSDLPEELLEFFMRMINAVMILVIARSSDSFLSAIHTLHLQKEESHRRPIKSYIQLGKVLIYLISAILIIAQLAGQSPWYFLSGIGAMTAIFMLVFRDTLLSLVASVQLTNNDLVRVGDWIEMQQFGADGDVIDIALNSVRVQNWDKTYAIIPTHKFLEHSFRNWRGMQESGGRRMMRSLLIDIESIRFLTLPEVERLKESYLLRKYITDKLEDVHKYNQQNLTSPGSITNGRWLTNIGTFRAYAFAYLKHHPLINKELFTLVRQLEPTPNGLPLQLYGFTKSTQWGDYEQVQADIFDHMLAIMPEFGLRHYQHPSGWDFGKIHSGNRSDGAH from the coding sequence ATGGAACAATCGGGCACATCTCTGATCCGGTGGGTGACCGATCTTCTGCCGGAATCATGGCACTTTTCCGGCATCGAAACGCTGATCGGGATACTCCTGCTGTTGGTACTGGTTGCCTTTCTCCACCTGATCGTAAGAGGCTGGCTGCTGAAGCTGTTCCAGAAGCTCAGCCGCACCGCCCGAAACCCGTGGTACGATGCGCTTTTGCAAAACCGGCTGCCGCAGCGAGCCCTGTTTCTGCTACCCCTGCTGATCTTTTACATAGGCTTCGAATGGGTCTCCGACCTGCCGGAAGAGCTTCTTGAGTTCTTTATGCGGATGATCAATGCGGTAATGATACTGGTCATCGCCAGAAGCAGTGACAGTTTTCTGTCGGCCATTCACACCCTGCACCTGCAAAAAGAGGAGTCACATCGGCGCCCCATCAAAAGCTACATTCAGCTCGGCAAGGTGCTGATTTACCTGATCTCCGCCATACTGATCATCGCTCAGCTCGCGGGACAGTCACCCTGGTACTTCCTGAGCGGAATCGGGGCCATGACAGCCATTTTTATGCTGGTTTTCCGGGACACACTGCTTTCACTGGTGGCCAGTGTGCAACTGACCAATAACGACCTGGTGCGTGTGGGCGACTGGATCGAGATGCAGCAGTTTGGTGCCGACGGTGACGTTATCGACATTGCGCTGAACAGCGTGCGCGTCCAGAACTGGGACAAAACCTACGCCATTATCCCCACCCACAAGTTTCTGGAGCACAGTTTTCGCAACTGGCGAGGCATGCAGGAGAGCGGCGGCCGGCGTATGATGCGCTCCCTGCTCATCGACATCGAAAGCATCCGGTTTCTCACCCTTCCTGAAGTGGAACGGCTGAAGGAGTCCTATCTACTGCGCAAGTATATCACCGACAAGCTGGAAGATGTCCACAAGTACAACCAGCAAAACCTGACCAGCCCCGGATCCATCACCAACGGACGCTGGCTCACCAATATCGGTACCTTTCGTGCATACGCCTTTGCATACCTGAAACACCATCCTCTGATCAACAAGGAGCTCTTTACCCTTGTCAGACAGCTCGAACCCACTCCAAACGGCCTGCCCCTTCAGCTCTACGGCTTCACGAAAAGCACCCAATGGGGAGATTACGAACAGGTTCAAGCCGATATCTTTGATCACATGCTGGCCATTATGCCCGAGTTCGGCCTGCGCCACTACCAGCACCCCTCCGGCTGGGATTTCGGCAAAATCCACAGCGGCAACCGGTCGGATGGCGCACACTGA
- a CDS encoding VOC family protein: MKSKDKGLHHITIIAGPAQDNYEFYTKTLGLRLVLKSVNQDDPGTWHLFYANGSGQPGSSITFFPFRLASRTPAGTGEAVAVSFSVPDHSRDFWENHFRENQVETGEAFRRFGLDVLPFRDPDGLQLELVFDPEVNEQPGWENGPLPAGNSIRGFWASTLLITETETTARILEEVMDFELAETEGNRSLYRTASPIGNAIILEKAEKADPRHPGRGTVHHVAFRANDREDLERMRSLVENMGLQPTPVIDRHVFQSVYFRTPAGVLFEMATDPPGYKSVVEREEDMGRELFLPPWLESQRNKIEAALDPLEA; the protein is encoded by the coding sequence ATGAAATCAAAAGACAAGGGCCTGCATCATATTACGATCATCGCCGGACCGGCGCAGGACAACTATGAGTTTTATACAAAAACGTTGGGACTCAGATTGGTGCTCAAGTCGGTCAACCAGGACGACCCTGGCACCTGGCACCTCTTCTATGCCAACGGAAGCGGCCAGCCGGGCTCCAGTATCACTTTCTTCCCGTTCCGCCTGGCGTCCCGTACCCCCGCAGGCACGGGCGAGGCCGTAGCCGTTTCATTTTCGGTGCCGGATCATTCCCGGGATTTCTGGGAAAATCACTTCCGGGAAAACCAGGTGGAAACTGGAGAAGCTTTTCGTCGCTTCGGTCTCGATGTACTGCCGTTCCGCGACCCAGACGGGCTGCAGCTTGAGCTGGTCTTCGACCCGGAAGTAAACGAACAGCCGGGCTGGGAAAACGGGCCGCTGCCCGCCGGGAACAGTATCCGCGGGTTCTGGGCTAGCACTCTGCTGATCACCGAAACGGAAACGACCGCACGCATTCTGGAAGAGGTCATGGACTTCGAACTGGCCGAAACGGAAGGCAACCGCAGCCTGTATCGCACAGCCAGTCCGATCGGCAATGCAATTATTCTGGAAAAAGCGGAAAAGGCCGACCCGAGGCATCCCGGCCGCGGTACCGTGCACCATGTCGCGTTTCGTGCCAACGACCGTGAGGATCTTGAGCGTATGCGGAGCCTGGTGGAAAACATGGGGCTTCAGCCGACACCGGTCATTGACCGGCATGTATTCCAGTCGGTTTACTTCCGGACACCCGCCGGTGTTCTGTTTGAAATGGCAACCGATCCTCCAGGATACAAATCGGTGGTAGAGCGTGAAGAGGATATGGGACGTGAGCTGTTCCTTCCCCCCTGGCTGGAGTCGCAGCGTAACAAAATCGAAGCCGCTCTGGATCCGCTGGAAGCCTGA
- a CDS encoding L,D-transpeptidase produces the protein MRLLSVTFISGLLLLLLWPSSGYGGVDTTLTTGVSVDALSETPPGSPDTASYLPFFPVELPAIEKPKFTDLRIEVSIRMRELYVVSEDKVVATYPVAVGKPEWPTRRGQWGIHQVVWNPWWHPPDQEWARNFAIMAPGDPDNPMGRAQLVYDAPRSIHGTIDPSSIGKAVSHGSIRVSNETAMKLARQIMEYSGIERDEEWFENIRRDRFTNVRFQLPEPVPIYVY, from the coding sequence ATGAGATTGCTGTCTGTAACCTTTATTTCAGGGCTCCTTTTACTGCTCTTGTGGCCGTCGTCAGGCTATGGGGGTGTGGATACCACCCTGACCACGGGGGTTTCGGTGGATGCTCTCAGTGAGACGCCACCCGGCAGCCCGGATACGGCTTCCTATCTGCCTTTTTTCCCGGTGGAGCTTCCTGCCATTGAGAAACCGAAGTTTACCGATCTTCGGATAGAAGTGAGCATCAGGATGCGGGAACTGTATGTTGTCAGTGAGGATAAAGTGGTGGCTACGTATCCGGTTGCCGTTGGAAAACCGGAGTGGCCGACCCGCAGGGGCCAATGGGGGATACACCAGGTCGTCTGGAACCCCTGGTGGCATCCCCCGGATCAGGAATGGGCAAGGAACTTCGCGATCATGGCCCCCGGAGATCCGGACAATCCGATGGGACGGGCACAGCTTGTCTACGATGCACCCCGTTCCATCCACGGCACCATCGATCCCTCCTCGATCGGCAAGGCGGTCTCACACGGATCCATTCGCGTAAGCAACGAAACAGCCATGAAACTGGCACGCCAGATTATGGAATATTCCGGTATCGAACGTGACGAGGAATGGTTTGAAAACATTCGCCGCGACCGCTTTACCAATGTCCGGTTTCAGCTGCCGGAGCCGGTGCCGATCTATGTCTATTGA